A part of Diceros bicornis minor isolate mBicDic1 chromosome 32, mDicBic1.mat.cur, whole genome shotgun sequence genomic DNA contains:
- the SLC38A7 gene encoding sodium-coupled neutral amino acid transporter 7, which produces MAQVSINTEQGEWGLSTDAGERARLLQSPCVDTAPKSEGEASSGDLGRGTTSTLGAVFIVVNACLGAGLLNFPAAFSTAGGVAAGVALQMAMLVFIISGLVILAYCSQASNERTYQEVVWAVCGKLTGVLCEVAIATYTFGTCIAFLIIIGDQQDKIIAVMAKEPEGAGGSPWYTDRKFTISLTAFLFILPLSIPREIGFQKYASFLSVVGTWYVTAIIIIKYIWPDKEMTPGDILTRPASWIAVFNAMPTICFGFQCHVSSVPVFNSMRRPEVRTWGGVVTAAMVIALAVYMGTGICGFLTFGAAVDPDVLLSYPSEDMAVAVARAFIILSVLTSYPILHFCGRAVVEGLWLRYQGTPVEEDVGRERRRRVLQTLVWFLLTLLLALFIPDIGKVISVIGGLAACFIFVFPGLCLIQAKLSEMEEVKPVSWWALVSYGVLLVTLGAFIFGQTTANAIFVDLLA; this is translated from the exons ATGGCCCAGGTCAGCATCAACACTGAGCAGGGCGAGTGGGGCTTGAGCACGGACGCCGGGGAGCGGGCCCGTCTGCTGCAGAGTCCCTGTGTGGACACCGCCCCCAAGAGTGAGGGGGAGGCCTCTTCTGGGGATCTGGGCAGAGGCACCACTTCCACGCTTGGGGCCGTCTTCATTGTCGTCAATGCCTGCCTGGGTGCAGGGCTGCTCAACTTCCCAGCCGCCTTCAGCACGGCCGGGGGCGTGGCAGCCGGCGTCGCCCTGCAGATG GCCATGCTGGTTTTCATCATCAGCGGCCTCGTCATCCTGGCCTACTGCTCCCAGGCCAGCAATGAGAGGACCTACCAGGAGGTGGTGTGGGCTGTGTGTGGCAAGCTGACAGGCGTGCTGTGCGAGGTGGCCATCGCCACCTACACCTTCGGCACCTGCATCGCCTTCCTCATCATCATCGGGGACCAGCAGGACAAGA TTATAGCCGTGATGGCAAAGGAGCCTGAGGGGGCCGGCGGCAGCCCCTGGTACACAGACCGCAAGTTCACCATCAGCCTCACTGCCTTCCTCTTCATCCTGCCCCTTTCCATCCCCAGGGAGATTGGCTTCCAGAAATATGCCAG CTTCCTGAGTGTCGTAGGCACCTGGTACGTCACTGCCATCATTATCATCAAATACATCTGGCCAGATAAAGAGATGACCCCAGGGGACATCCTGACCAG GCCAGCTTCCTGGATAGCCGTGTTCAACGCCATGCCCACCATCTGCTTTGGATTTCAG TGCCACGTGAGCAGTGTGCCCGTCTTCAACAGCATGCGGCGGCCTGAGGTGAGGACCTGGGGTGGAGTGGTGACGGCTGCCATGGTCATAGCCCTCGCTGTCTACATGGGCACGG gcatcTGTGGCTTCCTGACCTTTGGAGCTGCTGTGGACCCCGACGTGCTCCTGTCCTACCCCTCGGAGGACATGGCTGTGGCCGTCGCCCGCGCCTTCATCATCCTGAGCGTGCTCACCTCCTACCCCATCCTGCACTTCTGTGGGCg GGCGGTGGTCGAAGGCCTGTGGCTGCGCTACCAGGGGACGCCTGTGGAGGAGGACGTGGGGcgggagcggcggcggcgggtgCTGCAGACGCTCGTCTGGTTCCTGCTCACGCTGCTGCTGGCGCTCTTCATCCCCGACATCGGCAAGGTCATCTCCGTCATCGGAGGCCTGGCCGCCTGCTTCATCTTCGTCTTCCCAG GGCTGTGCCTCATTCAAGCCAAACTCTCTGAGATGGAGGAAGTCAAGCCAGTCAG CTGGTGGGCGCTGGTCAGTTACGGAGTCCTCTTGGTCACCCTGGGAGCCTTCATCTTCGGCCAGACCACAGCCAACGCCATCTTTGTGGATCTCTTGGCATAA